The proteins below are encoded in one region of Deltaproteobacteria bacterium:
- a CDS encoding hydrogenase maturation nickel metallochaperone HypA — MSLWARLFQRKAAVKPSPAPAPPPPSVSEQVVELPTEPFVFECQMCGKVFEARRKKPLCPECDSADVQLVSG, encoded by the coding sequence ATGAGTTTGTGGGCTCGCCTGTTTCAGCGCAAGGCGGCGGTGAAGCCGTCCCCAGCCCCAGCGCCACCGCCGCCTTCAGTGTCAGAACAGGTCGTCGAATTGCCAACCGAGCCGTTCGTGTTCGAGTGTCAGATGTGTGGCAAAGTGTTCGAGGCTCGGCGCAAGAAGCCGCTGTGCCCGGAGTGCGATAGCGCGGACGTTCAACTGGTGAGCGGGTAA
- a CDS encoding YgiT-type zinc finger protein: MRKRTIKQEFEREGIRVSVAGIRALVCNRCGEVYFAPGGAQALVEAANGLFALARRNRQSRGRLSAGVS; the protein is encoded by the coding sequence GTGAGAAAGCGGACGATCAAGCAAGAGTTCGAACGTGAAGGCATTCGCGTGTCGGTGGCGGGCATCCGTGCCCTGGTTTGCAACCGGTGTGGCGAGGTCTACTTCGCTCCGGGCGGCGCGCAAGCGCTGGTCGAAGCAGCAAACGGCCTCTTCGCCCTCGCGCGGCGCAACCGGCAATCGCGGGGCAGACTGTCCGCTGGCGTGTCCTGA
- a CDS encoding AbrB/MazE/SpoVT family DNA-binding domain-containing protein, which translates to MATKGITEVVKVGRRGELTLSRRVRAAFGVQEGDEMVLSVESEQLVLRRKAHRFGEYLDSLTAKP; encoded by the coding sequence ATGGCCACCAAGGGAATCACGGAAGTCGTAAAGGTTGGGCGACGGGGCGAGTTGACCTTGTCGCGGCGCGTGCGCGCCGCCTTCGGCGTGCAAGAAGGCGACGAAATGGTGCTGAGCGTCGAAAGCGAGCAACTCGTGTTGCGCCGCAAAGCACACCGCTTCGGCGAGTACCTCGATTCGTTGACCGCCAAGCCGTAG
- a CDS encoding TIGR03560 family F420-dependent LLM class oxidoreductase, translating to MPRFGVSIPNGWLLELSKVDGAAQKWATTRANVLAAEAHGFDSAWIVDHFHTFPLKTVEATFEAFTTLTALAAATKTIRLGQMVTCNSYRNPAHLAKITACLDVISGGRLDVGIGAGWYSEEYDAYGYEFPPIATRLRMLKEACQILKRLWTEERVTFSGQHYQLKDAICEPKPLQKPHPPLLIGGSGEKVLLRHVARYANAWNANLPFDEYQRKLGILRQHCKEVGRNPDEIELTVSLPIVIVDDHRDINAVLSERVPKTIPVEMLRKTYEQRGAIFGTPAEVAERLQPWIKLGLGTIICAFADPVSRKQMERFAKEVRPTL from the coding sequence ATGCCACGCTTCGGAGTTTCGATTCCCAACGGTTGGTTGCTGGAGTTGTCGAAGGTCGACGGGGCCGCGCAGAAGTGGGCAACGACGCGCGCCAACGTGCTCGCCGCCGAAGCCCATGGCTTCGACTCGGCGTGGATCGTCGATCACTTTCACACCTTTCCGCTCAAGACGGTCGAGGCCACCTTTGAAGCCTTCACGACACTGACGGCATTGGCCGCAGCCACCAAGACCATCCGTCTGGGTCAGATGGTGACTTGCAACTCGTACCGCAACCCGGCCCACCTCGCGAAGATCACGGCGTGCCTCGATGTCATCTCCGGTGGCCGGCTCGACGTCGGCATCGGCGCGGGTTGGTATTCGGAAGAGTACGACGCCTACGGCTACGAGTTCCCGCCCATCGCCACTCGGCTGCGCATGCTCAAAGAAGCCTGCCAGATACTTAAGCGACTGTGGACCGAAGAACGCGTCACGTTCAGCGGTCAGCACTACCAATTGAAGGACGCGATCTGCGAGCCGAAGCCGCTGCAGAAGCCACACCCTCCGCTCCTGATCGGTGGCAGTGGCGAGAAGGTGCTGTTGCGCCACGTGGCGCGCTACGCCAACGCGTGGAACGCCAACCTGCCGTTCGACGAGTACCAGCGCAAGCTCGGCATCCTGCGCCAACACTGCAAGGAGGTCGGACGCAACCCCGACGAGATCGAACTGACGGTATCGCTGCCGATCGTGATCGTCGACGATCACAGGGACATCAACGCGGTACTCTCAGAACGTGTGCCGAAGACGATTCCCGTCGAGATGCTACGCAAAACCTACGAACAGCGCGGCGCCATCTTCGGCACACCCGCGGAAGTAGCGGAGCGCCTGCAGCCGTGGATCAAACTTGGACTCGGTACGATCATCTGCGCATTCGCCGATCCCGTCAGCCGCAAACAGATGGAACGCTTCGCCAAGGAAGTGCGACCGACGCTGTAA
- a CDS encoding iron-containing redox enzyme family protein, with amino-acid sequence MGLVTERALSARDFLDECIAFKRDRGPQSRFLRGLVLGKLDNAQVKRWAKDFYYYVEPAIPTIAAWLSAAPTLPDREIYRLIARNLAGEMGYIKEAEHHDLYLQFCAGLDITRAELLDHLPLGSTIGAASTMGYYCRNSFEEGLGAFGLAVEMEVPGRPNGAKFIHDGLQQHYGLDAKTLEFWSIHVAAEEEHGENAVQALEHCGQTREQQARIRRAFRFSILAHASMTEGYDRFLDS; translated from the coding sequence ATGGGTCTGGTAACCGAGCGGGCGTTGTCGGCCCGCGATTTCCTTGACGAGTGCATCGCCTTCAAGCGCGACCGCGGCCCGCAGAGCCGCTTTCTGCGCGGCCTGGTACTGGGCAAGCTCGATAATGCGCAGGTCAAACGCTGGGCGAAGGACTTCTACTATTACGTCGAGCCGGCGATTCCGACCATCGCGGCGTGGCTCTCCGCGGCGCCGACGTTGCCGGACCGCGAGATTTATCGCTTGATTGCCCGTAACCTCGCCGGCGAGATGGGCTACATCAAGGAGGCCGAGCATCACGACCTGTACCTACAATTCTGTGCGGGACTCGACATCACTCGGGCGGAGTTGCTCGACCACTTGCCCCTGGGGTCGACCATCGGCGCAGCGTCAACGATGGGGTACTATTGCCGCAACTCGTTCGAAGAAGGACTCGGGGCATTCGGGCTCGCCGTCGAAATGGAGGTGCCGGGCCGTCCGAACGGCGCCAAGTTCATCCACGATGGCTTGCAGCAGCACTATGGTCTCGACGCCAAGACGCTCGAGTTCTGGTCGATTCACGTGGCGGCGGAAGAAGAGCACGGCGAGAACGCGGTGCAGGCGCTCGAACACTGCGGTCAGACGCGTGAACAGCAAGCCCGCATTCGGCGCGCCTTTCGCTTCAGCATTCTGGCGCACGCCAGCATGACGGAAGGGTACGACCGCTTCCTCGATTCGTAG
- a CDS encoding nitroreductase family protein → MNDEIGEIGEIGEIGLFEAIYSQRALRRLKPDPIPDDLLWRVLEAATKAPSGSNTQVWRFVVVRDATRKRFLQERYKRAWDLYASANAAAAAERPSLPLAELRAQMRMVQSAVHLAEHLHEAPVLLLICMVPRPLPPPLPGTRRSGAALYASIFPAVQNLLLAARGVGLGATLTTLHLMFEDEIKTEFGIPTDTETVALIPLGFPHGKYGPTTRRPVEDMTYWDRWGERRGR, encoded by the coding sequence ATGAATGATGAGATTGGCGAGATCGGCGAAATTGGAGAGATTGGACTATTCGAGGCGATCTATTCGCAGCGTGCCTTGCGCCGACTCAAGCCCGATCCGATCCCAGACGATCTGCTCTGGCGCGTGCTCGAAGCTGCCACCAAGGCGCCGAGCGGCAGCAACACCCAGGTGTGGCGCTTTGTCGTCGTGCGCGATGCTACGCGAAAGCGCTTCCTCCAAGAACGATACAAGCGTGCGTGGGATCTCTACGCGAGCGCCAATGCAGCGGCGGCCGCCGAACGCCCGTCGCTGCCCCTTGCCGAATTGCGCGCGCAGATGCGCATGGTGCAGTCCGCCGTGCATCTCGCCGAACACCTGCACGAAGCGCCGGTGTTGCTGCTGATCTGCATGGTGCCGCGCCCGCTGCCGCCTCCGCTGCCAGGGACACGGCGCAGTGGGGCGGCGCTCTACGCGTCAATTTTTCCCGCCGTGCAGAATCTCCTGCTCGCCGCGCGCGGCGTCGGCCTCGGCGCCACGCTGACGACCCTCCACCTTATGTTCGAAGATGAGATCAAAACCGAGTTCGGCATTCCCACCGACACCGAAACCGTCGCCCTGATCCCGCTCGGATTTCCGCACGGCAAATACGGTCCGACGACGCGCCGGCCGGTAGAGGACATGACGTATTGGGATCGTTGGGGCGAACGCCGCGGGCGCTGA
- a CDS encoding VCBS repeat-containing protein — MRKPLLMALAGVWSLGAAATASAQPVNPVKFDARPPYEIAKSPEFLAVADMNSDGVPDLISSSPTSQKVTVLTGGSGGFAAVVAAGPFLTTRFSKLEQVAAGDLNGDGFTDVAVADSQANQVVVLIGNNDGSLSNPVFIQTGSKPWGIAIGQFGNTACNDIAVTNQSDDNVSVFFNRCSGNGRASFTPPTSFPTSKKPGLLFTNDFNNDLLPDLVDINIGNIGANDMTELLGTGVNFQNHGNFVVGDGAQQATTFDFDNDGNVDIAVASGRITSRHVFSSSFTVLLGDGTGFFGRSNNFQVDCTQLIPSTAVCLPIGIAAGDFNLDGIPDLAVAVAYANKLLIYAGNGDGTFDLIGQPIDIVGNPTFMVAADFDDDGRVDLAIAERADATSGGVIRLLLNNTDFPIPATATPTPTGPTLGPKATATGSVRPPVTPSKQNGDLCGGQDECFSGFCEQGRCCNRACNGVTESCDQNPNPGICLPKVIPSRTPTTGGTGSTVVGRSSGCSTDDRGSSPWSPFAVVFIPAALWLGRRRNVGPARATIRNRTR; from the coding sequence ATGAGAAAACCGTTGCTGATGGCGCTGGCCGGGGTTTGGAGTTTGGGGGCTGCCGCAACAGCTTCAGCGCAACCGGTCAATCCGGTCAAATTCGATGCGCGGCCGCCATACGAGATCGCCAAAAGCCCGGAGTTCCTCGCTGTGGCCGATATGAACAGCGACGGTGTGCCCGACCTGATATCGAGTTCGCCGACATCTCAGAAGGTTACCGTTCTCACCGGGGGCTCGGGCGGTTTCGCGGCAGTGGTGGCCGCCGGGCCGTTTCTGACGACACGATTCAGCAAGCTGGAACAAGTTGCAGCGGGCGATCTGAACGGTGACGGTTTCACCGACGTCGCCGTGGCGGACTCACAGGCCAATCAGGTCGTAGTGCTAATTGGCAATAACGATGGGTCGCTCAGCAACCCGGTGTTCATTCAGACCGGCAGCAAACCGTGGGGCATTGCCATTGGCCAGTTCGGCAACACGGCGTGCAACGACATCGCGGTCACGAATCAGTCCGACGACAACGTCTCGGTATTTTTCAACCGCTGCAGCGGCAACGGGCGCGCGTCATTTACGCCGCCCACGAGCTTTCCCACCAGCAAAAAACCGGGACTCCTGTTCACTAACGATTTCAACAACGATTTGCTCCCCGACCTCGTCGATATCAACATCGGAAACATCGGCGCGAACGATATGACCGAACTGCTTGGCACCGGGGTCAATTTCCAAAACCACGGCAACTTCGTGGTTGGCGACGGCGCCCAGCAGGCGACCACGTTTGACTTTGACAACGACGGCAACGTCGACATCGCGGTGGCCAGTGGCCGCATTACATCGCGCCACGTATTCTCCAGTTCGTTTACCGTGTTGCTTGGAGACGGCACCGGGTTTTTCGGACGCTCGAACAACTTCCAAGTGGATTGCACGCAGCTGATCCCCAGTACCGCCGTGTGTCTGCCGATCGGCATTGCCGCTGGCGATTTCAATCTCGACGGTATTCCAGATCTCGCGGTTGCCGTCGCCTATGCGAACAAACTCCTGATCTATGCCGGCAACGGTGATGGGACATTTGATCTGATCGGCCAGCCGATCGATATCGTCGGCAATCCCACCTTCATGGTGGCCGCGGATTTCGATGACGACGGTCGCGTCGACTTGGCGATCGCCGAGCGCGCCGACGCAACCTCGGGTGGAGTGATCCGTCTCTTACTGAACAATACCGACTTCCCGATACCGGCAACCGCGACGCCGACACCTACCGGACCCACTTTGGGGCCGAAGGCTACTGCGACGGGATCCGTGCGACCCCCGGTCACACCGAGCAAACAAAACGGTGACCTCTGCGGCGGCCAAGACGAGTGCTTCTCCGGCTTCTGCGAACAGGGGCGCTGCTGCAACCGCGCCTGCAATGGGGTGACGGAGTCCTGCGATCAGAATCCGAATCCCGGTATCTGCCTGCCGAAGGTCATCCCGAGCCGGACGCCGACAACCGGTGGGACTGGCAGCACCGTCGTCGGCCGTAGTAGCGGTTGTTCTACGGACGATCGTGGCAGCTCACCTTGGAGCCCGTTCGCGGTCGTGTTCATCCCCGCCGCGCTGTGGCTCGGACGGCGGCGGAACGTTGGTCCCGCCCGCGCGACGATCCGCAACCGCACTCGGTAA
- the hemL gene encoding glutamate-1-semialdehyde 2,1-aminomutase, producing the protein MKAPDLSDKLFAAARQVIPGGVNSPVRAWKAVGGHPLFIQRARGANLVDADGNTYIDYVGSWGPMILGHAHPRVLTAIHEAMRDGTSFGAPTAREIELARVIVDALPSVEMVRLVSSGTEATMTAIRLARAFTGRVKIIKFAGCYHGHSDALLVRAGSGALTFGVPDSPGVPESVTTHTVIAEFNDRDGLAKYFAAEGHHVAAVIIEPVVGNMGVVIPEPGFLEAVREITQAHGAVLIFDEVMTGFRLAYGGVQTLRRITPDLTCLGKVIGGGMPLAAFGGRRDIMQQLAPEGPVYQAGTLSGNPLAVAAGLETLKQLRAGSPYDRLEQLGASLETGLRAALAKHRIVGTVNRVGSMWTLFFGVDRVRGAADIPRIDTAKFGKFFHGMLARGVYLPPSAFEAAFISLAHSDADVEATVRAADETLAEI; encoded by the coding sequence ATGAAGGCGCCCGATCTCTCCGACAAGTTGTTCGCGGCCGCGCGCCAAGTCATTCCGGGCGGCGTCAACAGCCCCGTGCGCGCGTGGAAAGCCGTTGGCGGTCATCCCCTGTTCATTCAGCGCGCACGAGGTGCGAATCTGGTCGACGCCGATGGCAACACGTACATCGACTACGTCGGCTCGTGGGGGCCGATGATCCTGGGCCACGCGCACCCCCGAGTGCTCACTGCGATTCACGAAGCGATGCGCGATGGTACCAGTTTCGGTGCCCCGACCGCACGCGAGATCGAGTTAGCCCGCGTGATTGTGGACGCGCTGCCGTCGGTCGAGATGGTACGCCTAGTCAGTTCGGGCACCGAAGCGACGATGACGGCGATCCGACTCGCCCGTGCGTTTACCGGCCGCGTCAAGATCATCAAGTTCGCCGGCTGCTACCATGGCCACAGCGATGCGCTGCTGGTGCGCGCCGGTTCGGGTGCCCTGACGTTCGGCGTACCTGACAGTCCGGGCGTGCCCGAATCCGTCACCACCCATACCGTCATCGCCGAGTTCAACGACCGTGACGGTCTCGCGAAGTACTTCGCAGCCGAAGGGCATCACGTCGCGGCCGTCATCATCGAGCCGGTGGTCGGCAACATGGGCGTAGTCATTCCCGAACCGGGGTTCCTCGAAGCCGTGCGCGAGATCACGCAGGCGCACGGAGCGGTGTTGATCTTCGACGAAGTGATGACCGGTTTCCGTCTCGCCTACGGTGGTGTGCAGACGCTCCGCCGCATCACACCCGACCTGACCTGTCTGGGAAAAGTCATCGGCGGCGGTATGCCGCTCGCCGCGTTCGGCGGCCGGCGTGACATCATGCAGCAACTCGCCCCCGAGGGTCCGGTGTATCAAGCCGGAACGTTGTCGGGGAACCCACTCGCGGTCGCAGCTGGTTTGGAAACGCTCAAACAGTTGCGCGCCGGCAGTCCCTACGATCGACTCGAACAACTCGGCGCCAGTCTCGAAACCGGTTTGCGCGCCGCGCTGGCCAAGCACCGGATCGTTGGTACCGTCAATCGCGTTGGCTCGATGTGGACGCTGTTCTTCGGCGTCGATCGCGTCCGTGGCGCGGCCGACATCCCGCGCATCGACACGGCGAAGTTCGGGAAATTTTTTCACGGTATGCTCGCACGCGGTGTCTACCTCCCGCCGTCCGCGTTCGAAGCCGCCTTCATCTCGCTTGCCCACAGCGACGCCGACGTCGAAGCCACTGTCCGCGCTGCCGACGAGACGCTGGCCGAGATTTGA
- a CDS encoding GIY-YIG nuclease family protein — protein sequence MRDALHRYLLDRPAGAGAHELLDLIFTQPGADREFGPRFMQTLLASDPRFAFREADQCWIASAHATLARALSDTEFVVVDIETTGGSPQHGDGIIEIGAVRIAGGRLAERFSQLIDPGRRLPFFITQLTGITDDHLAGQPRVADVLPQFLEFVGERVLIAHNANFDLGFLNAAVQTHRGSPLHQPHVCTLRLARRLLPQLRRRGLDTVAAHFGIPLVDRHRALGDAAITAEVWLHFLELLAQRGVTRLDQVLALQASARDGRAFACPLPRSAVTALPESSGIYRFVDADERLLYIGKAKNLRQRVSQYLSNANGHSNKTLDLIRHIHAVRVEITASELEASLREAEAIRSEQPPYNRLRKHLPRIAFLKLTSDAEFPRLMISRQISQRGGQYFGPFRSRESAVNVMGLVTRVFKLRTCIGRLRPEPSATPCLQGQIDACSVPCVGRASAADYQLQVATFLRLMAGDAAVATEVRATLTLRRDAHTDALRFEAAASAQRDLEQFERLLRRQRTLGWVVAQQHFLVMQPTLDREAVVAYLVVAGRLTARGTVRDGTDLSAMLRDVAPRQPLALSAEDVDGTTILAAWLRDRGERDGYVLRFEDPSTAAQHLSEWTAVLGTMLPSAVADRRAGGTNVPPPSEPQRGGDEHDRERAPR from the coding sequence ATGCGCGATGCCCTCCACCGCTACCTCCTCGACCGCCCCGCCGGAGCCGGTGCCCACGAGCTGCTCGATCTCATCTTCACGCAGCCAGGCGCGGATCGCGAGTTCGGTCCGCGCTTCATGCAGACGCTGCTCGCCAGCGATCCACGTTTCGCGTTTCGTGAGGCGGATCAGTGCTGGATCGCCAGCGCGCACGCAACGCTGGCGCGAGCGTTGTCCGACACCGAGTTCGTCGTCGTCGATATCGAGACCACCGGCGGATCGCCGCAGCACGGCGACGGCATCATCGAGATCGGCGCGGTCCGGATTGCGGGCGGGCGTCTCGCTGAACGTTTCTCGCAGTTGATCGATCCCGGCCGCCGCTTGCCGTTCTTCATCACTCAGCTCACGGGCATTACGGACGATCACCTGGCAGGCCAGCCGCGGGTTGCCGATGTGCTGCCGCAGTTCCTCGAGTTCGTCGGCGAACGGGTACTGATTGCGCACAATGCGAACTTCGATCTGGGCTTTCTCAACGCCGCGGTGCAGACGCATCGAGGTTCTCCGCTCCACCAGCCGCACGTCTGCACGCTGCGGCTCGCGCGGCGCCTGCTGCCGCAGTTGCGCCGGCGCGGACTCGACACGGTGGCCGCGCACTTTGGCATCCCGCTGGTCGATCGGCACCGTGCCTTGGGCGACGCGGCCATCACGGCGGAGGTCTGGCTGCACTTTCTCGAATTGCTCGCGCAGCGCGGAGTGACGCGGCTCGATCAAGTGCTGGCGCTGCAAGCGAGCGCGCGCGACGGTCGCGCCTTCGCCTGCCCACTGCCGCGCAGCGCGGTCACGGCACTGCCGGAGTCGTCCGGCATCTATCGCTTTGTGGACGCTGACGAGCGGTTGCTCTACATCGGCAAGGCGAAGAACCTCCGTCAGCGCGTCAGCCAGTATTTGAGCAACGCCAACGGACACAGCAACAAGACGCTCGATCTGATCCGCCACATTCACGCCGTGCGCGTCGAGATCACTGCGTCAGAATTGGAAGCGTCACTGCGTGAGGCCGAAGCGATCCGCAGCGAGCAACCACCGTACAACCGTCTGCGAAAGCATTTGCCCCGCATCGCGTTCCTCAAGCTGACGAGCGACGCGGAGTTTCCGCGGCTGATGATCAGCCGCCAGATCAGCCAGCGGGGCGGGCAGTACTTCGGCCCGTTTCGTTCGCGCGAGTCGGCCGTGAACGTCATGGGGCTGGTCACGCGCGTATTCAAGCTGCGCACATGCATCGGCCGCTTGCGCCCCGAGCCATCGGCAACGCCGTGTCTGCAGGGACAGATCGATGCGTGCAGTGTGCCGTGCGTTGGGCGGGCATCTGCCGCTGACTACCAGCTACAGGTCGCGACGTTCTTGCGTTTGATGGCGGGCGACGCCGCGGTTGCCACCGAGGTGCGCGCCACGCTCACCCTGCGGCGCGATGCGCACACCGACGCCTTGCGCTTCGAGGCTGCCGCCAGTGCGCAACGCGATCTGGAACAGTTCGAGCGTCTGCTGCGCCGGCAGCGCACGCTCGGGTGGGTCGTGGCGCAGCAGCACTTTTTGGTGATGCAACCAACGTTGGATCGCGAGGCGGTGGTCGCCTACCTCGTGGTAGCCGGTCGGCTGACAGCGCGAGGCACCGTGCGTGACGGCACCGATCTCTCAGCGATGCTTCGCGATGTCGCCCCGCGTCAACCCCTGGCGTTGTCTGCGGAGGACGTCGATGGCACTACGATCCTCGCCGCCTGGCTGCGGGATCGGGGTGAACGTGACGGCTACGTGTTGCGATTCGAAGATCCCAGCACGGCCGCTCAACACCTGAGTGAGTGGACGGCCGTGCTGGGCACGATGTTACCGAGTGCGGTTGCGGATCGTCGCGCGGGCGGGACCAACGTTCCGCCGCCGTCCGAGCCACAGCGCGGCGGGGATGAACACGACCGCGAACGGGCTCCAAGGTGA
- a CDS encoding MBL fold metallo-hydrolase, protein MEPKIREVWPGVFILHLPLPMRPTIVNVFLLHSGGEWALIDTGVNSTDSIQTFEEALRTVGCRPSQITKLICTHHHPDHFGTSKAYKELTGAKLFMHRAEYERSHMFAPHERPADAVKFFAACGIPIERFAHIPSPAEFWSGLYVTTAPDAFIDDGDVIRVGDFEVEVIWTPGHSPGHCVMYLRKEKLMIVGDHLLPRITPHVGYFPGSAGDPLGDFIASQQKVQRFDVNLVLPAHGGVFPDHRHRANQIIQHHEYRMKEMLDCVRHAPHTGYEVACHAFGMDFNSPLQVQFPATFETLAHLEHLIHRGHVTKDTRGDRVYYRAA, encoded by the coding sequence ATGGAACCTAAAATCCGGGAAGTGTGGCCCGGCGTTTTCATCCTGCACTTGCCGTTGCCGATGCGGCCGACCATCGTCAACGTCTTCCTCTTGCACAGCGGCGGCGAGTGGGCGCTGATTGATACCGGAGTCAACAGCACCGACAGCATTCAGACCTTCGAAGAGGCGCTGCGCACGGTCGGCTGCCGGCCATCGCAGATCACCAAGCTGATCTGCACGCACCATCACCCGGATCACTTCGGGACGTCGAAGGCGTACAAGGAACTCACCGGCGCGAAGCTGTTCATGCATCGCGCGGAATACGAGCGCTCGCACATGTTCGCGCCGCACGAGCGGCCGGCTGATGCGGTCAAGTTCTTCGCCGCCTGTGGTATTCCGATCGAGCGCTTCGCCCACATTCCATCGCCGGCGGAATTTTGGTCCGGTCTGTACGTTACGACCGCGCCCGATGCGTTCATCGACGACGGCGACGTGATTCGCGTCGGCGACTTCGAAGTCGAAGTGATCTGGACGCCCGGGCACTCACCGGGTCACTGCGTGATGTACCTGCGCAAGGAAAAGCTGATGATCGTCGGCGATCACCTGCTGCCACGGATCACGCCGCACGTTGGCTACTTTCCCGGCAGTGCCGGCGATCCGCTCGGCGACTTCATCGCGTCACAACAGAAGGTACAGCGCTTCGACGTGAACCTCGTGCTGCCGGCCCACGGCGGCGTGTTCCCGGACCACCGCCACCGCGCCAATCAGATCATCCAGCACCACGAGTACCGCATGAAGGAGATGCTCGATTGCGTGCGCCACGCCCCGCACACCGGCTACGAAGTCGCCTGCCACGCCTTCGGGATGGATTTCAACAGCCCGCTGCAGGTGCAATTCCCGGCCACGTTCGAGACGCTCGCCCACCTCGAGCACCTCATCCACCGCGGCCACGTTACCAAGGACACCCGCGGCGATCGCGTGTACTACCGCGCGGCCTAG
- a CDS encoding dodecin domain-containing protein gives MVEKTIELTGASANSIEDAVNIALARAAVTIDGIRHVHVDDISASVEGGTVAHWRVKIRVTFAVQDRLHE, from the coding sequence ATGGTCGAGAAGACGATTGAGTTGACCGGCGCATCGGCGAACAGCATCGAGGACGCCGTCAACATCGCGTTGGCGCGCGCGGCGGTGACCATCGACGGCATTCGCCACGTCCACGTCGACGACATCTCCGCTAGCGTCGAGGGCGGTACGGTCGCGCACTGGCGTGTGAAGATTCGCGTCACCTTCGCGGTCCAAGATCGCCTGCACGAGTAG
- the prfB gene encoding peptide chain release factor 2 has translation MFDVAAREAQIAKLDEAAAAPSFWNESEKAQATLKERSQLAEPLDAWRRQRGELDEAQIFAEMAREGDVDAAREALAKIESIETGVHAMEMQGMLGGEHDAGNAIVTLHPGAGGTEAQDWAEMLLRMYLRWTERRGFKTELVDQQAGEGAGIKSATFTVEGPYAYGYLKAEAGIHRLVRISPFDANARRHTSFASLFVYPEVTDEVEVEIDEGDLRIDTYRSSGAGGQHVNKTDSAVRLTHLPTGIVVACQNERSQHKNKSMAMKILRARLVELELQRQRDRMDELSKTKRDIAFGSQIRSYVLHPYRLVKDHRTGVEIGNTDAVLDGDIDRFIEAFLAQKIAA, from the coding sequence ATCTTTGACGTCGCGGCGCGCGAAGCGCAGATCGCCAAGTTGGACGAGGCCGCCGCAGCCCCCTCGTTTTGGAACGAGAGCGAGAAAGCTCAAGCGACACTGAAGGAGCGCTCGCAACTCGCCGAGCCACTCGACGCCTGGCGCCGCCAACGCGGCGAACTCGACGAGGCACAGATCTTCGCCGAGATGGCGCGCGAGGGCGACGTGGACGCGGCTCGTGAAGCGCTGGCGAAAATCGAATCCATCGAAACCGGGGTCCACGCCATGGAGATGCAGGGCATGCTCGGCGGCGAGCACGATGCCGGCAACGCCATCGTCACCCTGCACCCCGGTGCGGGCGGGACCGAGGCGCAAGATTGGGCCGAGATGTTGTTGCGCATGTACCTGCGCTGGACTGAGCGCCGCGGCTTCAAGACCGAACTCGTCGATCAGCAAGCCGGCGAAGGGGCCGGCATCAAGAGCGCGACCTTCACCGTCGAAGGTCCGTACGCCTACGGCTATCTCAAGGCCGAGGCCGGTATTCATCGGCTGGTGCGGATTTCGCCGTTCGATGCCAACGCCCGACGGCACACCTCGTTTGCTTCGCTCTTCGTCTACCCGGAAGTTACCGATGAGGTCGAAGTCGAAATCGACGAAGGCGATTTACGCATCGACACCTATCGCTCCAGCGGGGCGGGTGGCCAACACGTGAACAAGACCGACTCGGCGGTGCGGCTGACTCACCTGCCGACCGGTATCGTCGTGGCTTGCCAGAACGAGCGCTCGCAACACAAGAACAAATCCATGGCGATGAAGATCCTGCGCGCGCGCTTGGTCGAACTCGAACTGCAAAGGCAGCGCGATCGGATGGACGAGCTGAGCAAGACCAAGCGGGACATCGCGTTCGGCAGCCAAATCCGCTCGTATGTGCTGCACCCCTACCGCTTGGTCAAAGATCACCGCACCGGGGTCGAGATCGGCAACACCGATGCGGTGCTCGACGGCGATATCGACCGCTTCATCGAAGCGTTCCTCGCCCAGAAGATCGCGGCGTAG